The DNA region AGTTTCATAGTCTAAGCAATATGCTTGTAATAATTTACCGGAACTTGTTGCAAAAAGATTAAACACAAAAGCATCATACGTGTCATCGCCTTGCTCATAACCATTTGGTTCTTGATTCCATTTGTAATCGGCTCCGAAAGCACTGGTAGAAATTAATAGAGACATAATTAAGATACTCGATATGACCAGACTCACTTTTTTCTTTAATTTATAATTTTTCATAATCTTCTTCTCCTCTACAATAGTCGGATAACGTTATATAGCTACTATTGCCCTTTAAAATAAAGTAATACTAGAATCACGGATTCAATTGCCCTCACAACCTACTAAGATATATGATTGTTTAACTTATTTACTCAATTTTCCGTATGTGGTGCAGTTGAGTTTAATAATTGAAAACAAAAAAAGCTGCTTAATATTTTAAGCAGCCGAACTATCATAGTATATACCTTAGATTCTAGCTTTGCGCCCTTCTTTTTCAAGAAGTTTGCCAACATATGTAATTTATTTGAAACTGATTCCTATTACTCATTATATCACTTTTGTACTATATGTCAATCCTTCCGGTAAGAATTCAAAAAATTATTTTATATAAATATAGATGTCAGACTATACTAATCATTACCCTTAATATTTTTTATCTTTTTTCTTGATTTTCGACTTTGTCACCACCACACCTAAGAGTTTTGCATGAACCACAGCCAACATTTCTCGTGTCTTTACAAGGTGATCTTTGTGACTCTCGTCTAAGGCAGCAACTAATATAACACCATCCACACTCTTTGATAGGACTGTTCCATCTGAATATTTCATAATGGGAGGAACATCGATTAGAACCAAATCATACATCGTTTTCATTTCTTCCATCAACATGATAAATTCCGGTCTTGCAAAAAGTTCCAAGTTCGCAACCGGAGATGTTCCCGCTGTTAAAACACTAAGGCCTTTTATAGCAACGATATCATGAACACATTCTTTTAATTGCTTCTTTTCAAAAATCATATTCGTAAGTCCCGGCATTCTAGGAACTTCAAATAGGTCATAAAGCTTAGGGTGCCTAAAATCCCCTTCAACCAATAGCACTTTCATGTCTGACTGA from Petrocella atlantisensis includes:
- a CDS encoding CpsD/CapB family tyrosine-protein kinase, with the protein product MKREHIITVNEPESYISESYKILRSILSHFNTSEGKRIIMFASAHDDDDKTAVITNLSVSLAQSDMKVLLVEGDFRHPKLYDLFEVPRMPGLTNMIFEKKQLKECVHDIVAIKGLSVLTAGTSPVANLELFARPEFIMLMEEMKTMYDLVLIDVPPIMKYSDGTVLSKSVDGVILVAALDESHKDHLVKTREMLAVVHAKLLGVVVTKSKIKKKDKKY